One window of the Babesia bovis T2Bo chromosome 2, whole genome shotgun sequence genome contains the following:
- a CDS encoding Delta-aminolevulinic acid dehydratase family protein, giving the protein MGLFWAISALALGINIPAGFYNESRFGIGVTYTDAVAIRRNDVQRISQASRSSDSAAFVCVPSSQWAQPSTGVLDTQRGCATSKVLAKRKEEGNLDSTPEGVEFDSDVDYEDIYDASDYESDDVEGEDGSSSEYDSDEDTGNSAFDYNARGELMLPNLTRLSRTRVSKNRHKLFRGRVLHLADLVYPLVVTDKESSSSIKEVPGLRLLSIPDLVKEVEEARNLGITAFMIHPHIDKSLKSEFGDEGLNPDGLLPRAIDAVKEAFPDVQVFADATVAHFSLDGHDGLVEPETDVISNDVSVSQLAKQVTTLASAGCDVVSLNDTLDGSVGVARDALDFEGYTDVSLMSRAGKFNSVYMAQHQAMLGTTPAQNVRVESYLHDVAIPDEPILKGVQDVDDGADMVAVEPATAFVDVIRSLKDRLRSPVVAVHTTGEYRALKAAAAAGVYDEKAAAIEALRGLRRAGADLIVSSFAKDVAQWLLEDMQTNGMENVALGV; this is encoded by the exons ATGGGACTGTTTTGGGCCATTAGTGCTCTGGCCCTTGGTATCAATATTCCCGCAGGATTCTACAATGAATCGAGGTTTGGTATCGGTGTAACGTATACTGATGCCGTTGCTATACGTCGAAACGATGTGCAACGTATTTCACAAGCCTCAAGATCGTCAGACAGCGCGGCTTTCGTTTGTGTTCCATCGAGCCAATGGGCG CAACCATCAACTGGTGTGCTAGACACTCAACGGGGATGTGCTACTAGCAAGGTGCTCGCCAAACGTAAAGAAGAG GGAAATTTGGATTCCACTCCCGAGGGTGTAGAATTTGATTCTGATGTGGACTACGAGGACATTTATGACGCTAGTGACTATGAATCTGATGACGTCGAGGGTGAAGACGGATCCTCTTCTGAGTATGATTCTGATGAAGATACCGGTAATAGTGCGTTTGATTACAATGCGCGTGGAGAGCTTATGCTTCCAAACCTAACCCGGTTATCGAGAACGCGAGTGTCGAAAAACCGGCACAAGCTATTCCGCGGTCGCGTTCTCCACTTGGCTGATTTGGTATATCCTTTAGTAGTCACTGACAAG GAATCTTCATCGTCTATCAAGGAGGTACCTGGATTGCGGCTATTATCGATTCCTGACCTTGTAAAGGAGGTTGAAGAGGCACGTAACCTTGGAATCACAGCTTTCATGATACACCCACACATAGACAAGTCACTAAAGAGCGAGTTTGGTGACGAGGGTTTGAACCCTGATGGACTTCTTCCAAGGGCTATCGATGCTGTAAAAGAGGCGTTCCCCGATGTCCAGGTGTTTGCTGATGCTACAGTGGCCCACTTTTCACTTGATGGTCATGATGGTCTTGTGGAGCCGGAGACTGACGTCATTTCCAATGACGTCTCTGTTAGCCAATTAGCCAAGCAGGTTACAACATTGGCTTCCGCTGGTTGTGATGTGGTGTCGCTCAACGACACCCTTGATGGGTCGGTTGGTGTCGCCAGAGATGCCTTGGACTTTGAAGGGTACACCGACGTATCGCTAATGAGTCGCGCTGGAAAGTTCAACTCAGTATACATGGCACAGCATCAGGCTATGTTGGGAACCACGCCAGCGCAAAACGTGCGTGTCGAGAGCTACCTCCACGACGTGGCTATTCCCGATGAACCTATCCTCAAGGGAGTTCAAG ACGTTGATGACGGTGCGGATATGGTAGCCGTGGAGCCCGCGACTGCATTCGTGGACGTCATTAGGAGCCTCAAGGACCGGCTGAGGTCGCCAGTTGTCGCAGTGCACACCACCGGTGAATATCGTGCCTTAAAGGCAGCTGCAGCAGCCGGTGTATATGACGAAAAGGCCGCGGCAATAGAGGCTTTACGTGGACTTCGGCGTGCTGGCGCGGATCTCATAGTCTCAAGCTTCGCGAAGGACGTGGCGCAGTGGCTACTAGAGGATATGCAGACCAATGGGATGGAAAATGTAGCCCTGGGCGTCTGA
- a CDS encoding Peptidase M16 inactive domain family protein, whose product MRGRLPNGLEYTVLPNSNHGQRFEAYLEVLSGSADELDHQRGIAHFCEHVTYMGSRKRDCLLGRDVRTNAFTDFHHTVFYTSCPSAIEGCYSKQDSLERALDALADVVEAPTQFSVSRVEKERQAILSEARIINTLEYRKNCATVEALHAENRLSRRFPIGDLEKLQTYSVQNLVDYHSVHYRPSNLRLFVVGDVDPTKTAEALTKIFARLKDNPDVVKQYLQANEHIYKGTVKESRRGLPPAVHVWDQPIAKAHVWQNKQIRNMSVEVAKKIPIPEVKTWADMWTNVVTKLTYRILSLHFDILQRGVGAIQSVETNDYDCTNEGCRVRSFELHCVPYQWQDALKAAVAQVKCLSTQGTTPEMFKIVKESLQRDCDRVDNARTENRDLITSLMEATTCGRVIMLPDTEKQIITDILSKVHIDDVNEMAHTLFPWSSGKSFAGINLICSTPLPDPSIGYDGIGEDILLDTFQKECREPLSAAALHPEVNTPTTLLTEEEQNEVINRRPYGQIPGFVTQPMLPKERYALLNEPKDEILRSLAVTGDLRKISEEYVDSLRESIAIRPEVEHITENKPNSPEFDRLRDRIIDPSVYTTDESDEGKYTNALAELKKPLASTLPGDSPLYQEPSSPANIHLITLNNSIRVNLRVNEEEQIAMKAIIPIEYDYSDLDALQRKKRELLLAATAMMEGGAMGSLSRLQVEMFCTQHLMDVLINANEDFISIDISFPYGRKENNLESALQILNSLLQNHAIEKDAFLRAKEKLRRDHVAYCQDLQAFGTGDLVSSMSGGKLGYHDIDYKKIEATTLEDAQKTLDSVFKRGMVELSISGGFDLKDMKSQLVKYIGTVELPEAKIAPKDKYVLWEDEGDPGIDEVDTQATTLDDGASDTDQEEILEEQHKLIWINDNQERAMVLLGGYAPNASGIMPDGTHMADILHSALETALEEDKDNANIKKFLTNVKELWLHPAFPRAACTIMQEILTNRAFTVLRAEKHLTYESNVDFVLYDVQFAGYFVISVHSSYSKSDAILAETRKILADLRSGDRPVFEHHLERARDQVMARHRKDRNNNRHWVGELTGMQSRRMPLKNSFFATEFDKVLQRITLDDIRLLLVSDVFGFDEQNLWSRIVHTTANDQAVSMK is encoded by the exons ATGCGAGGGAGACTGCCTAATGGACTTGAATACACAGTACTGCCGAATAGCAACCACGGCCAAAGATTCGAGGCGTATTTAGAGGTGCTCAGCGGCTCTGCCGATGAACTTGACCACCAACGCGGTATAGCACACTTTTGCGAACACGTGACTTACATGGGCAGTAGAAAACGTGACTGCCTCTTAGGACGTGACGTGCGCACAAACGCGTTCACTGACTTTCACCATACAGTGTTTTACACGTCGTGCCCATCGGCCATTGAAGGCTGCTACAGCAAGCAGGATTCATTGGAAAGGGCACTAGATGCGCTAGCGGATGTAGTTGAAGCACCAACACAATTTAGTGTATCCCGAGTGGAAAAGGAAAGACAGGCTATCTTGTCAGAAGCACGTATCATAAACACCCTGGAATATCGCAAGAATTGCGCCACAGTTGAAGCGCTGCACGCCGAAAACAG GCTAAGCCGCAGGTTTCCCATTGGCGATCTCGAGAAGTTACAGACCTACAGTGTACAGAACTTGGTTGACTACCATAGTGTCCATTACAGACCCTCTAACCTAAGGCTGTTCGTGGTGGGAGATGTAGACCCAACGAAGACAGCAGAGGCCCTTACCAAGATATTCGCACGTTTAAAGGATAATCCCGACGTGGTGAAGCAATATCTACAGGCAAACGAGCACATATACAAAGGTACTGTAAAAGAAAGTCGTAGGGGGCTGCCTCCAGCAGTGCACGTATGGGATCAACCTATCGCAAAAGCCCACGTCTGGcaaaataaacaaataCGAAATATGAGCGTAGAAGTAGCCAAGAAAATCCCAATACCCGAAGTAAAGACATGGGCTGATATGTGGACAAATGTAGTCACGAAACTAACATATCGCATACTGTCACTGCATTTCGATATTTTACAGCGCGGTGTTGGTGCCATACAGTCGGTTGAGACCAATGATTACGACTGCACCAACGAAGGATGCAGGGTCAGGTCATTTGAACTCCACTGCGTGCCATATCAATGGCAAGATGCGCTTAAAGCAGCAGTGGCACAGGTAAAGTGCCTTTCCACCCAAGGTACAACTCCCGAAATGTTCAAAATAGTCAAAGAGTCGTTACAGAGAGATTGCGACAGAGTTGATAATGCGAGGACTGAGAACAGGGATTTGATTACCAGTTTAATGGAGGCCACCACTTGTGGCCGGGTTATAATGCTACCAGATACTGAGAAACAAATTATTACCGACATTCTTTCCAAAGTGCATATAGATGATGTAAATGAAATGGCACATACGCTATTTCCATGGTCCTCAGGCAAAAGTTTTGCAGGTATAAATCTTATATGTTCAACGCCACTGCCAGATCCATCCATAGGGTATGATGGTATTGGGGAAGATATACTCCTGGATACATTCCAAAAAGAATGTCGAGAGCCGCTGTCAGCGGCGGCGCTCCACCCAGAGGTTAACACACCGACAACCCTCCTAACTGAAGAGGAACAAAATGAAGTTATTAATCGCAGGCCGTATGGCCAAATCCCGGGCTTTGTAACACAACCCATGCTACCGAAGGAGAGGTATGCATTGCTGAATGAGCCCAAAGATGAAATATTGCGCTCACTAGCTGTTACCGGCGATTTGCGCAAGATATCCGAAGAATACGTGGACTCGCTGCGTGAATCAATCGCTATTAGGCCAGAAGTTGAACACATTACTGAAAACAAGCCTAATTCACCCGAATTCGATAGACTGAGAGATCGAATTATCGATCCTTCAGTTTATACTACAGATGAATCCGATGAAGGGAAGTATACAAACGCACTTGCAGAGTTGAAGAAGCCGCTGGCATCAACGCTACCGGGTGATAGTCCACTCTATCAAGAACCGAGTTCGCCGGCCAATATCCACTTGATAACACTAAACAATAGCATCAGGGTAAACCTGCGTGTAAATGAAGAAGAGCAAATCGCAATGAAAGCAATAATACCAATAGAGTATGATTACAGTGACCTGGATGCATTGCAACGCAAGAAACGTGAGCTACTACTGGCGGCCACAGCTATGATGGAAGGTGGAGCCATGGGTAGTCTCAGCAGGCTGCAAGTGGAGATGTTTTGCACACAGCACCTGATGGATGTGCTAATCAACGCTAACGAAGACTTCATATCAATAGACATATCATTCCCCTACGGACGTAAGGAAAATAACCTTGAATCCGCGCTACAAATATTGAATTCACTTTTGCAAAACCATGCTATTGAGAAAGATGCCTTTTTACGTGCAAAGGAGAAGCTGCGCCGTGATCATGTGGCATATTGCCAGGACCTGCAAGCATTTGGCACCGGTGACCTGGTGTCATCAATGAGTGGCGGCAAGCTGGGATACCATGATATAGATTACAAGAAAATAGAGGCCACAACACTGGAAGATGCACAGAAAACTTTGGATAGCGTATTTAAACGTGGAATGGTGGAATTATCCATTTCAGGGGGCTTCGACCTAAAAGACATGAAGTCGCAGCTTGTGAAATACATTGGAACTGTAGAGCTGCCTGAGGCTAAAATCGCACCTAAAGATAAGTATGTCCTTTGGGAAGATGAAGGTGACCCAGGAATAGATGAGGTTGATACACAAGCAACTACACTAGATGATGGTGCGTCTGATACAGACCAAGAAGAGATCCTAGAGGAGCAACACAAGCTAATCTGGATTAATGACAATCAGGAAAGGGCAATGGTGCTTCTAGGAGGTTATGCACCAAACGCTAGCGGAATCATGCCTGACGGAACACATATGGCAGATATACTGCACTCAGCCCTTGAAACGGCACTAGAAGAGGACAAGGACAATGCAAATATCAAGAAGTTCCTTACCAACGTCAAAGAACTATGGCTCCATCCAGCATTCCCACGTGCAGCATGTACAATTATGCAAGAAATACTCACCAATCGCGCCTTTACAGTA TTGCGTGCTGAAAAACACTTGACATACGAGTCTAACGTCGACTTTGTTTTGTATGACGTCCAGTTTGCAGGatactttgttatatcgGTACACTCTTCCTACAGCAAGTCTGATGCCATTCTGGCAGAAACTAGGAAGATTCTTGCAGACCTCAGATCAGGAGACAGGCCGGTGTTTGAGCACCACCTGGAACGTGCCCGTGACCAAGTTATGGCGCGCCATCGCAAAGATAGAAATAACAATCGCCACTGGGTAGGCGAACTAACGGGTATGCAGAGTCGTCGCATGCCCTTGAAGAATTCGTTTTTCGCAACTGAGTTCGACAAGGTGCTCCAGCGCATAACGCTGGACGATATAAGATTGCTACTGGTATCagatgtattcgggtttGATGAACAAAACCTATGGAGTCGCATCGTCCACACGACCGCCAATGACCAAGCAGTATCAATGAAGTGA
- a CDS encoding B-box zinc finger family protein, with translation MAEDSSASEAQAALQFVPKPLEDVHELAYLEYLLQLAFHTTELHVTKGLILAQPEDVESFNRKTVKHYRGSPLSVWVDMNRMDPPQSFDDCVRAGTMNVDLTRQLYEYGTISAPVGFQGNPTGSYRMLLFKLALGRTKAHTSEFGDQEAFLKRSIPAGYDSLELATSSDPAFYNALYRISSSQQVLLSAVVEFEFTPVKIEVPEPICEMCESTVAQWYCHSDKAHFCNSCDAKHHSATPIFSRHVRVSSSKSPVQFGVCESHPSEVIDAVCLKCNRALCSHCILFDTHSDPSFFDHPLMSTVDAYDSALNKSSESDMELNRHMEAITSRVRNRHELLSQLYANFNNVRQKIDSATSLLLDQLGSMRNRKLQYLAAIRREAELELLQMDWVEAFMSHLLLALNPAEFITNRKKHEILLTKLFGGECKVSVSNLPMWMMQRLILVGDTRLHRVPLEQDKVDIAGVPAGDAVEPTIAGDFTRTNLFEDIGNSLGHLGGERVDLSHKIDTILRNEPMELTQVPLDDQGNDLLDSNADSTTRSEFDMYNSGYANKSGHDPVLSVQAHVLEPVWALLSEESMSTLLHLIRAVRIPEKNHLIKHLATLANHFEEMDSLVTNACEFEMQSLCDNSLCMLMRSSSCLSELLCFIFLHDRYGCSDSLEWARLYCDGLHVFLNNSDLKRASEEAVSHVANKLVNSLDPATMPSTLRFVLYFLAELAGDKADSLCVDMLMAVLLSTHVARNMRGIPRESLTEVSFLMGRIGIACWDAVETNSLDFCLAAKLKLWMRGLLRRPRIRSSIHTRPTPVAAESLHYVIGTLVTLEREFNSGTSHLPVQQVNELTARYNFIPLFEITGRWAGDYRTTKHV, from the exons ATGGCTGAAGACAGCAGCGCTTCGGAAGCGCAAGCTGCGTTGCAATTTGTGCCAAAACCGCTGGAGGATGTTCATGAGTTGGCTTACTTGGAGTACCTTCTTCAGCTGGCTTTTCACACTACTGAGCTTCATGTGACcaagggattgatattggCACAGCCTGAAGATGTGGAATCATTTAATCGGAAAACGGTTAAG CATTACCGGGGTTCGCCACTTTCAGTCTGGGTAGACATGAATCGTATGGATCCTCCGCAATCATTTGATGACTGTGTACGTGCCGGTACTATGAATGTAGATCTAACGCGTCAACTATATGAATATGGCACGATATCAGCTCCCGTTGGTTTCCAAG GCAATCCTACGGGATCGTACCGTATGCTACTTTTCAAGTTGGCTCTAGGACGTACAAAGGCTCATACATCTGAATTTGGTGATCAAGAGGCTTTTTTGAAGCGTTCTATACCTGCAGGTTATGACAGTTTGGAACTGGCGACTAGCAGTGATCCTGCATTTTACAATGCTTTATATCGCATATCCTCTTCTCAACAGGTGTTACTTTCCGCTGTTGTGGAATTTGAATTCACTCCTGTGAAGATAGAGGTACCCGAGCCCATTTGTGAGATGTGCGAGAGTACGGTTGCACAGTGGTACTGCCATTCAGACAA GGCCCATTTTTGCAACTCCTGTGATGCCAAACATCACTCTGCAACACCTATATTTTCTAGACACGTTAGGGTATCTAGTTCGAAATCACCCGTTCAATTTGGTGTTTGCGAATCGCATCCTTCTGAAGTTATAGACGCCGTTTGTCTAAAG TGCAATCGTGCATTATGCAGCCATTGCATTCTGTTTGATACGCATTCTGATCCATCATTTTTTGACCACCCTTTAATGTCAACTGTGGACGCCTATGACTCAGCTTTGAACAAGAGCTCTGAGAGTGATATGGAGCTGAATCGCCACATGGAGGCTATTACATCTCGTGTTCGCAACAGGCATGAGCTTCTGTCGCAATTATATGCCAATTTTAATAACGTCCGTCAGAAGATTGATTCTGCTACATCTTTACTATTAGACCAGCTAGGGAGTATGCGCAATCGTAAACTGCAGTATTTGGCTGCCATAAGGCGTGAGGCTGAATTGGAGCTACTACAGATGGACTGGGTTGAAGCATTCATGTCTCATCTCCTTTTGGCACTGAACCCGGCCGAGTTTATTACTAATCGCAAGAAACATGAAATATTGCTTACTAAGTTATTTGGTGGCGAATGCAAGGTAAGCGTCTCAAACTTGCCCATGTGGATGATGCAACGTTTGATTCTTGTAGGTGACACGAGGTTACATCGTGTGCCTTTAGAACAGGATAAGGTTGACATCGCTGGTGTCCCAGCTGGCGATGCTGTTGAGCCAACTATTGCCGGCGACTTCACTCGTACTAATTTGTTTGAGGATATTGGTAACAGCCTGGGCCACTTAGGTGGCGAAAGGGTTGATTTAAGTCACAAGATTGACACCATTTTACGTAATGAGCCCATGGAGCTGACCCAGGTACCTTTGGATGACCAGGGAAACGATCTATTGGACTCAAATGCTGATAGTACTACACGAAGTGAATTCGATATGTACAACTCTGGTTATGCTAATAAATCAGGTCATGACCCAGTACTATCAGTTCAGGCTCACGTACTGGAGCCTGTTTGGGCTCTATTGTCTGAAGAGAGTATGTCAACATTGCTGCACTTGATCCGTGCCGTTCGTATACCTGAGAAGAATCACCTGATTAAACACTTAGCTACACTGGCAAACCACTTTGAGGAGATGGACTCTTTGGTCACCAACGCCTGTGAATTTGAAATGCAATCTCTTTGTGACAACAGCTTGTGTATGCTGATGCGGAGTTCAAGTTGCTTGAGTGAGTTGCTGTGTTTCATATTTCTACACGATAGATATGGCTGTTCTGACTCTTTGGAATGGGCCCGGTTATACTGTGATGGCTTACACGTATTTTTAAATAACTCTGACCTCAAGCGTGCATCTGAAGAGGCCGTCTCTCACGTGGCTAACAAGCTTGTCAATTCCCTTGACCCTGCTACCATGCCATCTACATTGCGTTTTGTATTATACTTCCTTGCTGAACTTGCAGGGGACAAAGCTGACAGTCTCTGTGTTGACATGCTGATGGCAGTATTGTTGTCAACACATGTTGCGCGGAACATGCGCGGTATACCGCGTGAGTCCCTTACTGAAGTATCATTTTTGATGGGTCGTATTGGCATAGCATGTTGGGATGCTGTTGAGACTAATTCACTTGACTTTTGTTTGGCTGCAAAGCTCAAGTTGTGGATGCGTGGATTACTACGTCGCCCTAGGATACGATCTAGCATTCATACTCGGCCAACACCAGTGGCTGCGGAATCACTGCACTACGTGATCGGTACCTTAGTAACTCTTGAGCGTGAATTCAACTCTGGCACCAGCCACTTACCGGTGCAACAGGTGAACGAGTTGACGGCTAGGTACAACTTCATCCCACTTTTTGAAATTACCGGCCGTTGGGCGGGAGACTATCGTACAACGAAGCATGTATAA
- a CDS encoding DNA-directed RNA polymerases family protein: MDKVDSSSPNITFSIENEDHTLGNAVRTLLVEREDVFFAGYSVPHPMQPEVNIRIQTTGKPAVKIFVECLDDLVEVCNVLTKAFIDAGAENYTDEK; the protein is encoded by the exons ATGGACAAGGTCGACAGCTCGTCGCCTAATATAACGTTCAGCATTGAGAATGAGGACCATACTTTGGGTAATGCTGTGAGGACACTATTGGTTGAGCGCGAGGACGTTTTCTTCGCAGGTTACTCAGTGCCGCATCCCATGCAGCCTGAGGTAAACATTCGGATCCAGACAACAG GGAAGCCCGCAGTTAAGATATTTGTGGAATGCTTAGACGACTTGGTGGAGGTATGCAATGTGCTAACCAAGGCATTTATCGATGCTGGTGCTGAGAATTACACCGATGAAAAGTGA
- a CDS encoding putative lysyl-tRNA synthetase, with protein sequence MSSRMIKPIYPQTRPMLLYESTNDYNVGTLADAFTSLANDAVKEQMSIRLAKLKHLESELGSSGYPEIDSKETESMTTVEQINKNHRTLNNDEENEGVNYCIYGRIKAIRFGGLFVVIEDKQGDELQVLFRRKMTIHIGDKPFNAENIDQLIDIGDVIQVGGHVKKTGTGELTLIPHHMSILAKCLLPMPDGFHGLKDVATRHKLRHLDIMVNEDTRGILLQRSHIIWELRKLLHSKGFVEVETPILQHIYSGANAQPFKTRSEALDENLYLRIAPEFFLKRLIVGGLGDKIFEIGKCFRNEGTSARHSPEFTMIEIYQQMANAGDMINLLEEIIETLAKKIGVEFPKFTRKTMVGLIEEHIGINVDLCSSEQLLSILRERGLDTNTLESNSWGSLVATLFKCAVEDNITEPTHVTELPSDISPLAASEGSKGKVFESYLQGLEIAHGCTEECNPVQLLHKLDMCGLQGLGHTRDTELLNAVAHGMPPTAGIGIGIDRLVMALSKTTSIKNIQTFPLLKSEA encoded by the coding sequence ATGTCTAGTAGGATGATAAAGCCCATATACCCACAAACTAGGCCTATGCTGTTGTATGAAAGCACTAATGACTACAATGTTGGAACTCTGGCAGATGCATTTACAAGTCTAGCTAACGACGCCGTCAAGGAGCAAATGTCAATTCGCCTGGCAAAATTGAAACATCTGGAATCTGAACTTGGATCTTCTGGTTATCCAGAAATAGACAGCAAAGAAACAGAATCCATGACCACTGTGGAACAAATAAATAAAAACCATAGAACGCTAAATAATGATGAAGAAAATGAAGGTGTTAACTATTGCATTTACGGAAGGATTAAAGCTATACGCTTCGGCGGTTTGTTTGTGGTAATTGAAGATAAACAGGGTGATGAACTACAGGTTCTATTCCGGAGGAAGATGACTATACACATTGGAGATAAACCCTTTAATGCAGAAAATATAGACCAACTTATTGATATCGGTGATGTAATCCAAGTAGGGGGGCATGTGAAGAAAACGGGTACTGGGGAGTTAACCTTGATACCTCACCATATGTCAATCCTAGCAAAATGTCTGCTGCCTATGCCTGATGGATTCCACGGTCTCAAAGACGTCGCCACTAGACACAAGTTGCGTCATTTAGATATTATGGTAAATGAAGATACTCGGGGAATATTATTGCAACGTTCACATATCATCTGGGAATTACGCAAACTGTTACATAGTAAGGGGTTTGTTGAGGTTGAGACCCCAATCCTgcagcatatatacagcGGTGCGAATGCACAGCCGTTTAAAACACGCTCGGAGGCATTGGATGAAAACCTCTATCTACGAATTGCACCAGAATTTTTCCTCAAACGTCTTATCGTGGGCGGACTGGGTGACAAGATATTTGAAATCGGTAAATGCTTCCGTAATGAGGGAACCAGCGCTAGGCACTCTCCAGAATTTACAATGATAGAAATATACCAGCAAATGGCCAACGCGGGAGATATGATAAACCTTCTAGAAGAAATAATAGAAACCCTTGCTAAGAAAATAGGAGTGGAATTCCCTAAATTCACTAGGAAAACAATGGTTGGTCTCATAGAAGAACATATAGGCATAAATGTCGACTTGTGCAGTAGTGAGCAGCTATTGTCAATATTGAGAGAACGTGGCCTAGACACTAACACTTTAGAAAGTAATAGCTGGGGAAGCTTAGTTGCAACCCTCTTCAAGTGCGCCGTAGAAGATAATATCACGGAGCCTACGCATGTCACTGAACTGCCTAGTGATATATCACCCTTGGCAGCAAGCGAAGGTTCAAAGGGCAAAGTGTTCGAATCATATCTACAAGGTTTGGAAATAGCCCATGGGTGTACGGAAGAGTGTAACCCCGTCCAATTGTTGCATAAACTAGATATGTGTGGCCTACAGGGGTTGGGACATACACGAGATACCGAGTTACTAAACGCTGTTGCTCATGGTATGCCGCCAACAGCTGGAATTGGAATAGGCATAGACCGATTGGTTATGGCACTGTCCAAGACCACCAGCATTAAGAATATACAAACATTCCCACTTTTGAAAAGCGAAGCATga
- a CDS encoding Prefoldin subunit family protein, whose amino-acid sequence MNAAEGKKENLKKLEKERLRLLGQLDDLSQESAEHKLVLKTLSTLPDDRRCYRIVGKVAVERTVAEVRPALTAYAQKVDELHKKCTENLAFINEEVEKLTKALTTPMAE is encoded by the exons ATGAACGCTGCGGAGGGGAAGAAAGAAAACCTCAAGAAGCTCGAAAAGGAGCGTCTCCGGTTGTTAGGGCAACTGGATGACCTATCGCAAGAGTCTGCGGAGCACAA ATTGGTTCTCAAGACACTCTCTACGTTACCAGACGATCGCAGGTGTTACCGTATAGTTGGGAAGGTTGCTGTAGAGCGCACTGTAGCAGAGGTACGCCCTGCTTTGACTGCATATGCTCAAAAG GTTGACGAATTACACAAGAAATGTACTGAAAACCTTGCATTTATCAACGAGGAGGTTGAAAAGTTAACTAAGGCTCTCACTACACCCATGGCGGAATGA